Proteins co-encoded in one Schaalia radingae genomic window:
- a CDS encoding DUF3566 domain-containing protein yields MSDLEDLDQPILDEDVPRRVDLSVARVDPWSVMKVGFLLSVALGIALVFATLVLWLMLDSMHVFGDIEEFLKNLSAERFVTLMEYLHLSKVLSYATIAAVANVIMITAMSTLGAFLYNIIASLVGGVRVSLMDE; encoded by the coding sequence ATGAGCGATCTTGAAGACCTCGATCAGCCGATCCTGGATGAGGATGTACCGCGCAGAGTCGACCTGTCGGTAGCGCGCGTGGACCCGTGGTCAGTCATGAAGGTTGGTTTCCTGTTGTCCGTGGCGCTGGGGATAGCGTTGGTGTTCGCCACCCTGGTGTTGTGGCTGATGCTCGACTCCATGCACGTTTTCGGCGACATTGAGGAATTCCTCAAGAATCTGAGCGCGGAACGTTTCGTCACGCTCATGGAGTACCTGCATTTGTCGAAGGTGCTGTCCTACGCGACCATTGCGGCGGTGGCCAACGTCATCATGATCACGGCGATGTCGACGCTGGGTGCGTTCCTGTACAACATCATCGCCTCATTGGTGGGCGGGGTGCGCGTGTCCTTGATGGATGAGTAG
- a CDS encoding DLW-39 family protein — MKKAITTIAALAGAAIAGIVVRQIAQDLSNNADLWRSVTDEYEPESSTAH; from the coding sequence GTGAAGAAGGCGATCACGACCATTGCGGCGCTTGCCGGTGCTGCGATAGCGGGGATTGTCGTTCGTCAAATTGCTCAGGACCTGTCCAATAACGCTGATCTGTGGAGGTCCGTCACCGACGAATATGAGCCGGAATCTTCCACCGCTCATTAA
- a CDS encoding N-6 DNA methylase: MDQKEIFVKSKERVTDHGEVFTPAHIVNAMLDLVKGESERIDSRFLEPACGEGNFLKQVLQRKLTTVQQNYGKNEFERRHYALLALMCIYGIELLEDNVRVCRRVLCEIFQAFIGVEDAEQWIQAADVVLTANIVQADALTMKTPTGGSLTFSEWGYLGRGKFQRRDFKYDKLTKRSAYNVALFGEFKEDDVFQPVTSYKPMTVREMAEMGDVL, encoded by the coding sequence GTGGATCAGAAGGAAATATTCGTCAAGTCTAAGGAACGGGTAACGGACCACGGTGAGGTTTTCACTCCGGCACATATCGTCAACGCCATGCTAGATCTCGTTAAAGGCGAGTCCGAACGCATCGATTCACGGTTTCTTGAGCCTGCATGCGGCGAGGGTAACTTCTTGAAGCAAGTGCTTCAGCGCAAATTAACGACAGTCCAACAGAATTATGGAAAAAACGAATTCGAACGCCGTCATTATGCCTTGCTTGCTCTCATGTGCATCTACGGAATCGAGCTATTGGAGGACAATGTGCGCGTGTGCCGGCGGGTCCTTTGTGAGATTTTTCAGGCTTTTATTGGCGTAGAGGATGCCGAACAGTGGATTCAGGCTGCTGATGTCGTACTCACCGCAAACATAGTTCAGGCCGACGCGCTGACAATGAAGACTCCTACAGGTGGGTCGTTGACGTTTTCTGAATGGGGATACCTCGGCAGAGGTAAGTTCCAGAGGCGTGATTTTAAATATGACAAACTAACTAAGAGAAGTGCATACAACGTGGCGCTTTTTGGGGAATTTAAAGAGGACGACGTTTTTCAACCGGTAACCAGTTATAAACCCATGACCGTTCGTGAAATGGCCGAAATGGGAGATGTGTTATGA
- a CDS encoding InlB B-repeat-containing protein, with product MNVFGQSLGGKLLLGPVQANNVDVTFAFNKVSFDENTPPGAAEKDLGTINVVHKKGIEADSLTDQSMPTLPASMEVDGVHYKFNGWNTQRDGKGTNFTGTTPVTEDMTLYAQWTTRDSEPAPDPQPKPGVDPGDSVQPSYSARKLASTG from the coding sequence GTGAACGTCTTTGGACAATCCCTTGGAGGCAAGCTCCTGCTTGGCCCGGTGCAAGCCAACAACGTGGACGTGACATTTGCCTTCAACAAGGTGAGCTTCGATGAGAACACACCTCCTGGTGCTGCTGAAAAAGACCTCGGCACGATCAATGTTGTGCACAAGAAGGGTATTGAGGCTGACTCATTAACTGATCAGAGCATGCCGACATTGCCTGCTTCAATGGAGGTTGACGGTGTCCACTACAAATTCAATGGGTGGAATACTCAACGCGATGGGAAAGGCACGAACTTCACAGGCACTACTCCGGTGACCGAGGACATGACACTATACGCTCAGTGGACGACGCGTGACTCTGAACCTGCTCCCGACCCTCAACCAAAGCCAGGTGTCGACCCGGGAGATTCGGTCCAGCCGAGCTATTCTGCGCGGAAACTTGCCAGCACTGGGTGA
- a CDS encoding helix-turn-helix transcriptional regulator, with translation MRTQIPKLRKERKLSQEDLALAVGVTRQTITSIETGKYVASLPLAYKIAHYFGLTIENVFDFTDLEKTT, from the coding sequence ATGCGAACACAGATCCCGAAACTACGCAAAGAACGCAAGCTTTCACAGGAAGACCTTGCTCTGGCAGTCGGCGTCACACGGCAAACAATCACCTCAATTGAAACCGGTAAATACGTGGCGTCCCTGCCGCTGGCATACAAAATCGCCCACTACTTCGGCCTCACAATCGAGAACGTTTTCGACTTCACAGACCTGGAGAAAACAACATGA
- a CDS encoding HEPN domain-containing protein, translated as MATKLEPGVVRIAHTRSGAEGSDEVVVAEFDTKGVLVRWPRTLDLVEALRLNDDSRQIPDPLILRDGDGWLTLAEGYTVGASASSLGHSLERLRYRRAIHSGANGVDYVGVNGMTSEIDGLAKWAKLVPVTTQLMLGEEGKDIEGVSIVAKNLDSLSLGGPLDLQLCTSFRFNPMPKDGVFTIPTALLVRTLSTELESWQTHQQTHRMMQDLMCLVYGKPCGSRLISVMREDDQELPPTDERRFWRDAYQPSFGRTVDPDRQLTDDDNPLFFLDEANADLVAKWLNEYSYWSRPTWIAMSALFHRTLPVESQLVHVAVALEALGYAIAEKANPDKKVSGTYEALLKNIFDFLGYEPDAVVGEGGSRDSWCKAFNEAYKGVKHADNDLTEGREAWVRTREGLILIRCWLAAALGVSEELVTQRLDQGRVGA; from the coding sequence ATGGCGACGAAGCTGGAACCTGGTGTCGTGAGGATCGCGCACACGCGGTCGGGCGCTGAGGGATCCGACGAGGTAGTTGTTGCTGAGTTCGACACCAAGGGTGTGCTCGTGAGATGGCCACGAACCCTGGATTTAGTTGAGGCTCTCCGCCTGAATGACGACAGTCGGCAAATCCCGGACCCGCTCATTCTGCGGGATGGCGATGGATGGCTCACTCTTGCCGAGGGCTACACCGTGGGTGCGTCTGCGTCGTCTCTTGGGCACTCTCTGGAGCGCCTTCGCTACAGGCGCGCGATCCACTCCGGTGCAAACGGAGTCGATTATGTAGGGGTCAATGGGATGACCTCGGAGATCGACGGATTGGCCAAGTGGGCGAAGCTGGTTCCAGTAACAACGCAACTGATGCTGGGCGAGGAGGGAAAGGACATCGAGGGTGTTTCGATTGTGGCAAAGAACTTGGATTCGTTGTCTCTGGGAGGCCCGCTCGATCTGCAACTGTGCACTTCGTTCCGTTTCAACCCCATGCCGAAGGACGGCGTCTTCACGATCCCTACCGCTCTGCTGGTGCGAACCCTTAGCACTGAGCTTGAAAGTTGGCAGACGCACCAGCAGACGCATCGGATGATGCAAGACCTCATGTGCCTGGTATACGGCAAGCCTTGCGGATCGCGGCTGATCTCGGTGATGAGGGAAGACGACCAGGAACTGCCGCCGACAGATGAGCGTCGTTTCTGGCGAGACGCATACCAACCGTCTTTCGGTCGGACCGTCGATCCCGACCGCCAGTTGACCGACGATGATAACCCGCTTTTCTTCCTTGACGAGGCCAACGCGGATCTTGTTGCGAAGTGGCTAAATGAGTACTCGTACTGGTCTCGACCGACCTGGATCGCCATGAGTGCCCTGTTCCATCGCACCCTTCCGGTGGAGTCGCAGCTTGTTCACGTTGCCGTGGCGCTCGAAGCATTGGGCTACGCGATCGCCGAAAAAGCCAATCCCGACAAGAAAGTATCGGGAACGTATGAAGCGCTGCTCAAGAACATCTTCGACTTCCTGGGATACGAACCCGACGCTGTTGTTGGCGAGGGCGGCAGCCGTGATTCCTGGTGCAAGGCTTTCAACGAGGCCTACAAAGGAGTCAAACACGCTGACAACGATCTGACGGAAGGACGAGAAGCCTGGGTACGGACGCGGGAGGGCCTAATCCTGATCCGCTGCTGGCTCGCTGCCGCGCTTGGCGTCTCAGAGGAGCTCGTCACGCAGCGACTAGATCAGGGGCGAGTCGGGGCTTGA